GAAACCATTACCTTTCCCATCCTGGCTAAAATTCACAAATCTGAACGAGCACGTTGTCCTTGTGTTCCTGCCAAAGATGCGCCACTAACAGagaattgtgtttttgtggagCGCAGCACAAACTAACATTTGCATAATGCATTGGATGTGTTCAAATGAGTGTCTTGTGCTTTCTTGAATTGTCACAACAAGCACGTTGCTGTTCTCCACCACTGCATACCATTTTGATTTTCATTTCGACCTTCTGGAAGAAAGCCTTCTTACGACATGTTGTTTTGTGATCTCGTACAAAAACAGAGTCTTAAATCTAGACCCTGGTCTGTCCTTAAGACTTCACTTGGAGCACAGAAACCTGGAATTGGGAGATAGTTTAGGGTGGTTGTTGTGGCGACTGAGGGGAAAACACTGCATGTTTATGACCCTAGTCCTTCTCCAgctgttggaggaggtggacgaCTGCTCCAGCAGAAACCAGTGACTTGTTGGACGGGTTGGAAGACGAGGCGGCCACGTGTCTTCTTCAGCACCTCAAAAACTCCTCGGTTGTGGTGAGACGCTCCAGAGCAGGTTGACGTCCAGGTCGTTATGAGGGGTCCATTATTTTAATTATAAGCCTTTTGATGGTAGACCTTTTGGGTGATATCTGCCCTGATTCATGGCTATTGGACCTCCCTTTTTTTGTTTCAAACATTTTCATCACAAGGGTTGTGTGAGTGCTAAAGGGTGATAATCAATGGTAATGTTGATAATCTGTCATCATAAAGTGAGTCTACTTGGTTGGAGCAATAGCCACTTAGCCGTttccctgtgctctgattggccggtGTCTCTTTGCTATCAGGCTATCATTGTCCGGTCCTCTCTGCTATAACCCCACCCTTCTCAAAAAGGTGTGGTGCTGTTATCAAGAAAACCCCACCATCCATCACAAACCCACGTATGACATCACGCATTCGACGTCAACACTCGCTCATCACATCACTCATCCGAAGGGCTTTGGCCATTGCTTTCCTGTCAGGATGTGGCCGGTCAGGGGGTGCAACAGGATAaatcgtctcccccccccatccctagGTTTTCTCGGCTGCAGGGAGTTCCCGCTTTCATTGTGTTCTGGGCAGAAGGACGCCGGGCGTTGACCGCCCAGGATCTCAGCCCTGCCGTATCCCTAGCGGTGGATGgatagacacaaacacgcatcagCCCAACAGTGTTCCTGCTGAGTCATGGCCCAACTGTCATCTGCAGCGTGTCTATTACCGGATGGAAATCGTTTTCCCCCCAAAAAGTATCCAGCAGCCAATGTACCTGAACGTTCTGGAACAAAACGGGATATATTCCAGACGAGTGCAATGGAAATTCTAGAAAATAGTTTCAGTCATCCCACACTCTTTATACTTTTCTaggttatgtttatttttaagtaaTTATGCAGTCTGGTAGTTAGGTATTTGTTCAGTCATGGAGGGTGAAATGGTGGGTGTTCATCTTGGGTTCACTTTAGCTTTGAGTGCCTTTCTTTTGTGTTAGCTGGTGTGTGCTCTTGATCAAACACTTGGGACTTAACTCATTCACACGTCTCTTTGATTTGTTTATGAAACTGTCGATTCATCTTTCATCTTGATGACTTTGCTATATTTTTCAAATTGTCTGGCTTCAGAGACTGTCTTTGTTTGAGTTCTTCATCCGACTGGGATATGGAACAGATATGGAACAGAAATTAGCAAATAAAAATTTCACAATTCAATGCAACATATTCCATTCTAACCTGATGGCCCACCACTAAcatcaataaaatacaaaagaatatTGAAAATAATTGGAAAAGCACAACTTCTATGAATAACATGTTAGTTGACCCTCACTGCAAGCAGACCAGCTGCAAAATAGAGAAATACTGCCACCTAATGGAAATGAAGATGCATTTCCCTTCTCTTGTTTACacatttttctctccctctataatCTTTGTATGCGCTTTTTATACATCCAGTatgagtgcatttgtgtgtgtttcatgaatTTTGcgtacatgaataaatatacagATTAATAATTAAATCGATTGTTTATCCTCACTAAATacatgtatttttctgtttgtcGTGTTGTTTCAGGTCCAGTGATCCGTGCGTGAGAGGACCGGGGCCGTAGAGCACAGTCCAGGGTCGCTGGTTCAGAGTCCATTCCGGTGACCTGTGGCTCCATGGAGGGATTTCCTGTCCACTGActccgccccccccacctcaccgcCTCTGCAGCCATGTCAGCCTGCAGCTCCTTCACTGAGCACGTGTGGAAGCCGGGCGAGTGCAAGAACTGCTTCAAGCCCAAGAGCCTGCACCATCTCCAGCCTCAAAACAGCGTGAGGAAGGCCCAGTCGGAGCACAGGCTTTCCcctccacagcagcagcagcagaaccagcCTTCTGTTGGGGCCAGGCCCAACCCGGACCTCACCAACGCCCCCCAGAGGCCCGGCGGAGTGGCTGCTCGCTCGGGCCACTTCCGGCCGCCGGTGGCCAAGAAGCCCACCATCGCAGTCAAGCCCACCATGATGCTGCCGTGCGCCTCCACGGATCTGGATCCGGAAGGcaacctccagcagcagcagcagcagcagcagcagcagccgcaccGTCCACCCAGTGCTGGGGAGCAGGGCAAGACCTCCGCCTTCACGGTCTGGAACCGCAACGGGCTGAATCGCAAGAGGCCTGCCgggcccaacaacaacaacgagggagaggatagaggaggaggaggaggggaggagatcgAGGGTTACGGACCGCTCAGCCCCCTGGCCCCGTtcgggaacaacaacaacagcggaCTGACTGACGTTCTCAAAGAGATCGTCGGCCTGGGGCCGGGCCCCAGCCTCTGTCCCCTGTCCGGCTCCAGGGACCTCTTCTTCGGACGCATCAACACGTCATACCGGCGGTCCCTTGAAAGGGGTCTTCAGGCCGCGAGCTGCCTGGCCATGGGTCAAAGCGTTGGAAGCGGAGGGTCTGGCCAGAAAAGGGTCTCCCTCAACAACAGCGCTGAGGTCATCAGTGCCGAGGGTGGACGCTACTGCTACCCGGAGTTTTCCAGCGGGGACGAGGAagacgacgaggaagaggaagaggaggagagcgaagAGGAGCACgaggaagacgacgacgacgacgaacaGGACAGCTGGGACGAGAGTGACGAGGAGATGCTGGCCATGGCGATCCGCATGCGGGGCCAGCCGCGCTTCTCGATATTCCGCGCGGCCACGTTGTCGCCGGTGCACTTCGCCGCCGGGACGAAGTGGAACACGGTGCCGCTGCGGAACCGCTCGCTGCAAAGGCTATGCGCCGTGGACTACGACGACAGCTACGACGAGATCCTCAACGGCTACCCCTCTCTGGACTCCAACGGAGCTCCCATGGCCTACGGACAGAGCGACGTGCTGGGTGGCGGCTTCGTCTCCAACTCGGAATCCCCCACCTCGCCCGAGTCCTCCTCGTCCCTCCTCGGGGATTCCCGCACGGCCTCGAGCAGCGGTAGCAGCGCCGCCCCCTGCGGGCACCCGAACGGCATAAACTCTCCCTCGGCGCCTCCACACGCTCCCCACAAGCCCTGCACTTTTGAGACTAAGGCGCCGCCCGACCCCAGGTCGGCGCCGCAGAGTCCGTTTAGGATGGCCGAGACGCACACGGCCGTGCTCGCCATccggctggaggagcagagcggCAAGGAAGGCGCTCCGATGCCTCAGGCTCTACCGGGTCAACCCGTCACCATCAGCTTCAGCCCCACGGAGGAGCAGGTGGTCACCGGGTACCCGTACCGGGTGGTCAACCTGGAGAAGTCTCTCGTTTGCAAGCCCTACACTGTCGTAGACGTTTCTGCatccatgacgaccaaagaagaGCCGATCCCTGACCCCACGTCGAAAACGAAAAAAAGCCCCCTGAGCCCAAACGCGTTCCCCGGCCCTCTGCGTCAGGCCCTCTCTCCGTCCTTCCCGGGGTCCCCTTCTTCCCCGGCGTCCCCGATGACGCCCACAACGGCGCTGTTGCCGGCGAACGCCCGCCGGAAAGCCAGCGGGAGCATTCGGTACCAAGAGGTGTGGACGTCCAGCACAAGCCCGCGCCAGAAAATCGCCAAGATAGATCACGGGTCAGGGTGCGCACACGGTCCGGTGGTCCCCCCGCGACACTGCAGCCACAAGTCGGCCCCCACGTCTCCCATCTCCGGGCTGTCCTCCTCCCGCACCATACCGGTGAAATCTCCCAACTTGTCGGAAATCAAGTTCAATAGCTTTAACAACGCCGGGATGCCGCCGTTTCCCATTATCATTCGCGACGAGCCGGCCTATGCGCGCAGTTACAATAACGCCGTCAAGGTGCCCATCGTCATCAACCCGTGCGCGTACGCCTACGACAACCTGGAGGTGTACAGGAGCTTCCTGGGACTCAGCGGGGAGCTGCCGCCGCCCAAAGGGGCCGTCGGCAGCAGAGTGACGGGCAGCAGAGTGACCAGCCACACCTACGAGGAGATCGGCTCCTCTGAGAGCGTCCAGTCCAGCTCCACGGATAAAACCCTCTCCGGCAAGGGCACCTCTGAAAGAGCCGCTGCCGAGGAGCTGAGAGCTCGGCCCGAAGCCCTGTCCAAGATGATGAACGTTCAGCCGAGAACCACTACAGATCCCAACACTGCGGGTGCAAGCATTGTACTGAGCAGCACCATAAGCGCCGTCTCCTCTCCCACTAGTCCGGCCAACGCGGCCAGTCCTCTCACCTATACCGTGAGCCTACCCAAGCGCAGCCCTGCTGCCACTGCAGTGGCGCCGTCCGGCCAGAGGAGCGGTGGGTCCTCTGTCGCCACAGACCTGTCCGTGTCCTTCGGGGCGGGGGCGGGCCACCGCGAGGAGGCCAGCGCCGTGCTCTCCCAGATCGTGGCGTCCATCCAACCCCCGCACTCCCCTCCGGAGTCTCCCTCGGAGAAGTCCGAGACGTTCGGCTCGGAGGAGATCTACGCCGTGCCCCCCGACGCCACGGAGAGCCTCGTCCGGCCCAAGTCCCTGTTCGCCTCCCCCGACGGCGCGCTCTCCAAACCCAGCCAGGAGACGCCGTCGAGGCTGCTGCCCAAGTCCCACAGCGCCTCGGCGGCTCTGCCCCTGTCCAGCCCCGCCAAGGCGGAGCCCGGCGCCCCGTTCCCCCCgccccgctccacctcctccccgtaCCACGCCACCAAAATCCTCCAGAGACACTTCGGCAACTGGAGCAACAAGTCGCCGGCGTTGGGTTCCCCCACGCGGGCCGGCGCCGGGgagagcggcggcggcgcgggcgacggcggcagcggcggcggcaggcGGGCGGCGGCCGAGAGCACGAAACCCAAACGCTGGATCTCCTTCAAGAGCTTCTTCCGCCGGCGGGTTCAGGACGACGAGCAGAAGGAGAaggcggagaaggagaaggagaaggggaacCTGGTGGGGCTCGACGGCACCGTCATCCAcgtgctgccgccgccgccccaaCAGCGGCAGAACTGGTTCGCCGAGGCCAAGCCCGACGACCCCAGCCAGAAGCCCACCATCATCTTCACCTACAAGCCGGACGGCGCCGCGCACGACGGAGACGATAAGGGGGAGGAGCGCTCGGACGATCAAGGCGGGGAGGTCGCGGCGTCGACCTCCCCGGAAGGGAGTAGGGACCCCGGGCTGACGGTTCCGAGGGGAACGCCGTCGCCGCACAGCGTGGGGGCGGACATCATCAGCGAGGTCATCAGGTAAATTCAACGCTTTTTTTGTCACCCTTCCCGTTTCTGTCGCTACCGGTTTGGTCTCTCGCTCGAGAAACGGATGTTCAGTAAGGGAAGCTGTTGTTCCCAaaatgataatgtgtgtgtgtgtgtgtgtgtgtgtgtgtgtgtgtgtgtgtgtgtgtgtgtgtgtgtgtgtgtgtgtgtgtgtgtgtgtgtgtgtgtgtgtgtgtgtgtgtgtgtgtgtgtgcgcgtttgtggtGCGCTGCATCTCCGTCGTGTGTCTGGCTACATCTCTGATGTGTAATTCAACATAAATACATCAACGAGGTGATTGTGTGTTAATGAGGCTTTTACAGTGTACGATAGCTAATCATTTATAATTATCCAATATTCATTAGTATCCATTATTCAGCGAAGCGCTCCAACGGAATACATCGCAGCCAAACCTTCAAATTATAAAATCCACCCGATAACTCGGAAGGATGTGATTATCAGCCTGGGAAAACAAATCACAAATAATTAAATTTGAATAATGGGTAATGGTATTTTTTTGATCTCCATTATTCAGAAActttcataataataacaaatgtGAGTCAAGGATATATGGGCCATCGGGGAAGGATTGTGTGGATAGCTGGAATGGCTTGCACACAATCATGTGTCTTACTCCATGATGAACCCCAGCCGAGGAGTTGCTACAGCCATCCTGAAGACATTAACCTTGCATCCATGATCAGCCGAAGGAGACAGCCGACAGCATGCCGCAGTTGTGTGAATGTCTCACAGCTGAAGACAGGGGATTATCATGTTCTCTCAAATGGTTCCTGAATGACCCTTTTCTGATCAGATCTTTAGTGGGGGAATCAGTACACAGTCCAGGGGACACTTGCCCCACTAATGCCACTTTCACTCTGACCTGCTGGTCTGATGAATatgttattacaatatcatttttGATCATTATTCATAGCAACTTTTCAGAGAGACTGACAACGTGTTTAAGTGACATCAGAATAAAACAAGCCAATAAAAAAACggtagaaaataaataagaggGAAAAAACGAAATGTATGAAGATGAAAATGGAAGAGAGACAGTTATTTGAAGAGACAAGGGGACCAGCCACCATAATTACAGAGTCAAAGCCTTTTTATGCCGTTTAGTTTTTAAATACTTCTTAAAACAATCAACAGAAGCGACTGCTCTCATAGGCTAAGGGAGATGGTTCTATTGAACCTGTTCCAGGGACCGGTTCTAGAGAGCCGGTTCCAGGGGCCGGTACCGAGTACGTAATACGTCTGGACTCGTAATCGAGTCATAAGGAAACCTAAAGAGCTTTCGGACCCGTACTCTAGACGGCGCTACCACAGACACGGCCTCCCTCTTGTCCCTGACTGAACGCACGATGAATGCACAACACGTATTCCCCATCGCCCGTCTATTCatattccccctccctcccctgcagTTTATCCCTTAATGGCGTCCATTAGCAGAACGGCATGGTTTCCCGCTCTCCATGGGTCTCCTGCTAggatccagcccccccccccccccgccctgagcCAGGTCAGGCAGAGTGGGGGAGCAACCCACTGGGATCAGCCAGTCTGACCCAGCGAGAGTTCAGGATCATCGCTCTGGTGTTCCGACTTCCGACGTCGCCAAAATCGCCGAGATGGATGATTTATTCATTGCTTATTGAGGAATCATAGATTTAAAAAACCTATGCATCGAATCCCCTAATCCATGTACAATACGTAAATGGTTCATGGTAGAACTATGACGTAATTTCTAATGAGAAATAATGTTGAGGTGATGAGTTATTTTGGGCTAACAGCCGACAGAAACATGAAAAATCGGAAATGATCTTTCCCCTTAATAGAAATAACAGACATGACCGCGACATGCAGTTTattctgattttttttgtttgtcttttggtCAGATATTGAGATCTCTGTCCTTAAATCAGTTTGATGAGTATCCTGGATACTGCCTCTGGGTAATAAATTCATTCTGAAAGGTTTCTCTATTAATGTGGTGTTAAAAGTAAGAACTACTGTGCCAAATATTCTTCGGAACTGTCAAACTAAGCTTTTTGATCATACCAGAAGCAGAAACCTGTTTCTATCGTAAGTCTAGCTGTTGATGGGCCTCAGATGAAAGAGTTTTATTCACACGTCGTCGTCATAAATTTACCAAGATGCTCCCAGTATCTGTCAATATGAGTTCTTAACAGTAATTTGTTTCGGCATggaaaatacagaaaaaatagTTAATTTGTGGGTTTTACACGGTTACATTTACTTTAGTTGTAGTTTTTTTTCGTTCTCTTCATACACTTGATGAATCTGCTCCATTGTCATATGTTTCCTGATGTTTCACATCTTATCAGTGTTACAGCGAGCAAAGGAATGTCTAAATATTGAGATCCTTTCGCTGCATTCTGCATGAATCTCTTTTTTTATATTGAGTTATTTCTTGCTGTTCTTTTGTATCTGCTATTCGCAGGGTCTGTTATTAATATCATTCTTTCATGGCTGACATTTATTTCCTTTGATACACTTTCGAGTCCACATCGCACTTTTTTCTGTATATTTTATGCCATATTCCCACTTTCTGACAACTTTCTTCTTAAAATGTTGCCTTGCCATTCCTgtcctgtttttctctctctctctttctttctctctttctttctttctttctttctttctttctttctttctttctttctttctttctttctttctttctttctttctttctttctttctttctttctttctttctttctttctttctttctttctttctttctttctttgtctttacTTTGTCTTTACTTCTTGTCTATGTATATTGCATTCAGTGTGACTCACGGAAAATCTTTTTTCTTTGCCCAGACTGTAATGGCAGCCAAACATTATGAACATTCCTCTGCTAGTTACAACTCCTCCGACTGGATCGCTCTGCCAGTATAATCTCGCTTACTAATAATAGCGATCGAGATTGCAGCATGTGAGGTTGGATATGTCTTCTAGACCCACAGGCTATCTTAAAGCACCAGTATTCAGAGTTTTAtacttcttctctcctctcaccaTCTCATCAACCTCAGCATTTGAATTTAGACTGCCAAAGGCTTGTCCCCATTCTGTCTATTATGTAACAACCCCCAGagttaaaaaatgaaagaaagaaattatCAATTTTTTCCACCCATATGAATCAAGTAATATAGGCTGTAGGAGAAGGAGTTGTTTTGATGATTGTACCTTTAGGATATGGGTTCACCACAGGTCGGTTAGCCCATTACAGACGACACAGTGAGTGGGTACGGCGCACAGTGGTTAAACAAACAAGTCAATTAGTTTCTCAGCTTACCCGTCCAACTGAAAGAAATaggaaggaagaaaacaaaGGTAGTTTCAGTCAATGAATGCAGGTTCATAGGTTTAACAGGGGAAGCGGTTTACACAAATCACATACGACCAGTAGAGAATGCATAATAATTGTTATGCTGATAAGCAACACCGGCTGTTGTGTAAAAGTTGAGCTGAGATTCGTATTTGTCACGTGATCAACACGCTTCCTGTTGTTGACGTCTAGTTGCCCAGCCGTTatcgtttgtgtgttttattaccTCGCCTTTCACAAGCTGCGGTGTGAAATCGTGCACACAGTTTGAGCAATACTGTAACAGACACACGGCTATCCCCACAAATGGAGAAATCAACGGTCAATCCAATTTAATTTCAGGCTTTCCCTGTTCATTCATTAACTTTGAGGAATTTCAGTTATTCTGAAAAAGCCCTTGCATCCCCCTTCATTTTTTACAAACTGTAATGctcggataaaaaaaaaaagacatatctaCATATTATATTCTGTATATTCATAGGCCTGCTTATATTCTGTCCCTCACTCATCAATAGAATGTTTCAATTGGATGATCCAAGAAGTACCCTGCCTTTCTGTATTTCTGTTCACTGTGGCCATAACTCTGGTATTGGCTAACATTGGGcgtgctctcacacacactagcgcacacacattcacagacagcTCAGACAGGTGAGAACGCAGGTGAGTCAGGTaggacagagagaaggggaagCAGAGTgcccagagagaaaggaggtcTCCAGGTTTTCCACGTATCAATTTATTTTTCCATCAAACcaagacagaagagagagtTCCTGCTCTCTTACCGAGAGGATGTGAGCCCACTCCCCTTACCCCTGCGTCAAATTTATTACAAAGGCCGTTCAGAAATGGGAAACTGTGTAAGCCAGTACAGTGGGTAAGCTTGTGACAtccctatctctctgtctctgtctctctctttctctctgtctctctttctatggctctgtctctgtctctctgtccctgctaTGGCTTCAGTCTCTGTCCCTTGATCTGACTCTGTCTCCGTCtagttcttgttcttgtttgaTATTTATTCTGTGTTTTCCTCAACGGTTTTGATGGAACACAGTATCTTTGGCCACGGTGACCCTGTGGGGCGGGAGCAGTGCTTGAGATTGTATTTGTTTAGGCTGTGCTCCTTCTTGGGTTGCGTTGAAGGGGTATCTGTGTAAGTCCGGCTGTAGAGTTTTTCGACTTTGAGTTTTTGCAGAAAGTGAAATGTTTTCTCTGCAGCGTAACTTCGTCTGAACATGTCCGGGCCTCAAAACGTTCACTAGCTCTAAAGGTATTTATTGTTCCAAGGGGCCactcgaggtgtgtgtgtgtgtgtgtgtgtgtgtgtgtgtgtgtgtgtgtgtgtgtgtgtgtgtgtgtgtgtgtgtgtgtgtgtgtgtgtgtgtgtgtgtgtgtgtgtgtgtgtgtgtgtccttcaacATTTGTTGAAGGAAGGAATATTTCATACCACAATATACCTTCGCCTCGCATGAAACGTTTGTCAACATCATCACAAATGATTCAGTAGTTCCTAGTTTGACTCAGTTGCCTGACATATTGGATGATGCTAACATAGGTTGTGATTTGTAAACAAACAATGCTTCTGTAACTGTAAGGGATGCAAATAGAGGATGTGACACTTCACCTttgaacacaaactgtggtttgtTCCAGTCTGATTTGTAACGCTTGATGCATAATCCTTACTGCTAGCGTAGTACTGTTCCTACTACGGTTGTACAGTAAATATAAACCAAAATATGGAGTGCTATTTTTTACAACTTAAACAGTTCAACTTTTACAGTTCAGATGAATGGCAACGTTGAATGTGTCAAAATAATTCAGTATAGATATTtgagtctgtgtttttttttagcatGGCATACTGATACCCACTCACTTGCACTACATTTCACTTTCTCGCTTCAGCACGCGCCTGGCTGTCAGCCTGTCACAGAAGAAGCCCTGGGTCTAGTCTCAGAGGGCTCACTCCACTCGTCTGTAATtattctgggtgtgtgtgtgtgtgggtatgtctgtctgtgcctgcgtgtgtgcgtctgtttgtgtgacctCAAGATGTGACCCAGTTAGCAAAGTGCTAAAAAGTCAACCATGCTACCCGCAGTCCACATCTGTAAATACTACTCACTGTCACTCATGTCCTCAAAGCAGCAGCTGCCGTTTGTCTttatcatatatttatttactcaTTTATTGATGCAAATCATACCAGCCATTCATGCCAATGCATGGAAGAATCGATAGGAGATCTAAAATGGAGGTTTGTTGTCTGTGGAATGGAGTCAACTGAAGTTTGGCCGTGTAGCGAGGATCCTGTTTGTTTTCAGTCACTCCTCAATGCTTTACTCCAGGGAATCGCTGTGTAGTTTGGCTGTGGCTCAGCTGTTTCActtcccccccctgtccctgATCCAACCCTGAGCAACCAAAGTCTGTAGTAACTCTCTTCTAGTCAATCAACAGTAACTACCTCCTGTCGCTTCTCGTTGTGTCAAATGCATGACTGCAGGGCATCATAAAGTTGGAGCAAAGTCTCTTTCTGCAACCGCGTCGGTTCGGAAGGAACAGGGACacgtgtttttgtttttgtatgcgtgtgttggtgcttgtgtttgttaGGCTTAGTGTAAGTTGAGTATGTTATGATCCATAAACACAAAAAGTTGACAGTTGACAGTGGATCAAGTCTTCAAATGATCAGAAAGACAGACCGTTGCTACGTTGTCCCTGACACCTTTTACCGTCTACCTTCCACAGTGATTCAGGTGTAGTCTACTTGATTCATGAACCTTTTTCCGTCTCAAACTTTACCACACCTTCCTTCGCCAGTTAAAAAGGAAGCCGAGGTCATTGCCCTGTTGAACCAAGAATCCAGTACTCGTTCAACCCTAACTGTCAAACTGACGGAATAAAACATTAACGTAGCCTATATACTggactgcatatatatatatatatatatatatatatatatatatacacacaagtgCTTGTCCTACCAGTGGCTGCTCAAAGCAGTTTACAGTTAGtgccacacattcacccattcattcacccattcatacacacattcatgtcaaccatgcaagggaacagccagctcatcaggagcaggtaggggaagGTGTGTTCCTCTGGCAGACCctctgctaggaggagccagcgatcgaaccagcgaccctAACCCTTTTAGGGCTCGTGTGTGGGCTTGAACTCATAACctttttattgcacatttgtACTTCCCCGTTTATTTACAACCTGGTTTACACTATCATTTCTAAAGTATAGCTTATttcgcagggggggggggttctttccACAGCCTTCTTCTCCCACATACCAGCATGATCGC
This genomic stretch from Gadus chalcogrammus isolate NIFS_2021 chromosome 9, NIFS_Gcha_1.0, whole genome shotgun sequence harbors:
- the peak1 gene encoding LOW QUALITY PROTEIN: inactive tyrosine-protein kinase PEAK1 (The sequence of the model RefSeq protein was modified relative to this genomic sequence to represent the inferred CDS: inserted 3 bases in 3 codons; deleted 6 bases in 6 codons; substituted 3 bases at 3 genomic stop codons), producing MSACSSFTEHVWKPGECKNCFKPKSLHHLQPQNSVRKAQSEHRLSPPQQQQQNQPSVGARPNPDLTNAPQRPGGVAARSGHFRPPVAKKPTIAVKPTMMLPCASTDLDPEGNLQQQQQQQQQQPHRPPSAGEQGKTSAFTVWNRNGLNRKRPAGPNNNNEGEDRGGGGGEEIEGYGPLSPLAPFGNNNNSGLTDVLKEIVGLGPGPSLCPLSGSRDLFFGRINTSYRRSLERGLQAASCLAMGQSVGSGGSGQKRVSLNNSAEVISAEGGRYCYPEFSSGDEEDDEEEEEEESEEEHEEDDDDDEQDSWDESDEEMLAMAIRMRGQPRFSIFRAATLSPVHFAAGTKWNTVPLRNRSLQRLCAVDYDDSYDEILNGYPSLDSNGAPMAYGQSDVLGGGFVSNSESPTSPESSSSLLGDSRTASSSGSSAAPCGHPNGINSPSAPPHAPHKPCTFETKAPPDPRSAPQSPFRMAETHTAVLAIRLEEQSGKEGAPMPQALPGQPVTISFSPTEEQVVTGYPYRVVNLEKSLVCKPYTVVDVSASMTTKEEPIPDPTSKTKKSPLSPNAFPGPLRQALSPSFPGSPSSPASPMTPTTALLPANARRKASGSIRYQEVWTSSTSPRQKIAKIDHGSGCAHGPVVPPRHCSHKSAPTSPISGLSSSRTIPVKSPNLSEIKFNSFNNAGMPPFPIIIRDEPAYARSYNNAVKVPIVINPCAYAYDNLEVYRSFLGLSGELPPPKGAVGSRVTGSRVTSHTYEEIGSSESVQSSSTDKTLSGKGTSERAAAEELRARPEALSKMMNVQPRTTTDPNTAGASIVLSSTISAVSSPTSPANAASPLTYTVSLPKRSPAATAVAPSGQRSGGSSVATDLSVSFGAGAGHREEASAVLSQIVASIQPPHSPPESPSEKSETFGSEEIYAVPPDATESLVRPKSLFASPDGALSKPSQETPSRLLPKSHSASAALPLSSPAKAEPGAPFPPPRSTSSPYHATKILQRHFGNWSNKSPALGSPTRAGAGESGGGAGDGGSGGGRRAAAESTKPKRWISFKSFFRRRVQDDEQKEKAEKEKEKGNLVGLDGTVIHVLPPPPQQRQNWFAEAKPDDPSQKPTIIFTYKPDGAAHDGDDKGEERSDDQGGEVAASTSPEGSRDPGLTVPRGTPSPHSVGADIISEVISQVAAASGHHRPTRDGGEGPAGAASLSGRLLRPSPTPRGGGGGGGLKEEEEEEEDVEDEAYHRPYHLAPTTTAAAAAAVTAASEGSASLGDPEDDSLHSHHSHSPASSACSATYSNLGQSRANMIPLKQPRNLKASNDTLASLDLDGLSEQPFPKSTQPPLPKKSVPRSVTEPGLAGKEPPPPGPVARPRAEAKPGGTNLSVANPLYDLDSTWESASQSSSLSSEPHRLHEHGEAAGTPWRGRRRRRRQPRPARGRDRPANSPDRLVARPPARPPADGRGGAGLWRRGPGTTGRGGWWWRAAPSXGPGGSSSPRLPILYRGMDSWXEVVGRIRSLHTDTLRKLSARCEDRFMAGQKDHLRFGTDSWSHFRLTAGKPCCEAGDAVYYTASYAKDPLVNYAIKICRSKVKETQQQFFHGLAVRQSLALHFNIQQDCGHFLADVPARLLPWEEDPGSDEEEEEDDDEEGRNKGRRDDEKRKARKQDVRTGRQAFVGGRPAGGASPHASSRGSLRSRVVVITREVPFQTVADFVRHGVSRHARNPELYERQVCLLLLQLCSGLEHMKPHHVTHCDLRXENLLLVQCLPGXPANPAEPTEPNNNNNNNPGNGAGGGGGGGSSPGNTANATPNAATCPARLIISNFSQAKQKSRLAAGDAGTLRDQSRLAPEIVTAXPQYRKCDEFQTGILIYEMLHRANPFEETPELKEREYTWADLPPLPLRSLYSQGLQQLASLLLTVXTRSERIRMAEGGACLQCLLWGPRGGPVQALGAPTAGGDAGQQRDTTLQNWLDLKRTLMMIKFAERSLDTVSGVSLEDWLCCQYLAFASTETLGRVVHILQQAPPPGRPPGPAPTTGFLPRARPSTSSRRRRRRTSPTTPEPPPRRPHDPPRAVPAAVSL